The following are encoded in a window of Eschrichtius robustus isolate mEscRob2 chromosome 1, mEscRob2.pri, whole genome shotgun sequence genomic DNA:
- the RNASE13 gene encoding probable inactive ribonuclease-like protein 13 produces MAPPVVQLLFLQLVLGPALVENIQLQLAIKNFRILHIDYPKVNYAKGFRGYCNGLMSYVRGRQQSWYCPKIHYVLHAPWTAIKKFCKYSESFCENYNEYCTVTQDSFPLTICSLSSKQPPTSCHYTSTLTNQRLYLLCSQKYDAEPIDIIGLY; encoded by the coding sequence ATGGCACCACCTGTGGTCCAGCTCCTGTTCCTCCAGCTTGTTCTAGGGCCAGCTTTGGTCGAAAACATCCAGCTACAGCTTGCCATCAAGAACTTCCGTATCTTACATATCGACTATCCCAAGGTTAACTACGCAAAGGGTTTCCGGGGCTACTGTAATGGTCTGATGTCCTATGTACGGGGCAGACAACAAAGCTGGTATTGCCCAAAGATCCATTATGTCTTACATGCCCCGTGGACAGCCATCAAGAAGTTCTGCAAGTACAGCGAGAGCTTCTGTGAGAATTACAATGAATATTGTACAGTCACCCAGGACTCCTTCCCCCTCACAATCTGCTCCCTGAGCTCCAAGCAGCCACCCACCAGCTGCCACTACACCAGCACCCTAACCAACCAAAGGCTCTATCTGCTCTGCTCCCAAAAGTATGATGCTGAACCGATAGATATCATTGGCCTCTACTAG
- the TPPP2 gene encoding tubulin polymerization-promoting protein family member 2 — MASEAERTFQRFAVFGESSSSGTEMNNKNFSKLCKDCGIMDDKTVTSTDVDIVFSKVKAKNARTVTFQQFQEAMKELGQKQFKGKSPDEALENIYRLMEGKDPATTGVTKAMTVGGVSRLTDTSKYTGTHKERFDQSGKGKGIAGREDMTDNSGYVSGYKGAGTYDKKGSN, encoded by the exons ATGGCATCAGAAGCAGAAAGAACATTCCAGCGGTTTGCTGTCTTTGGAGAATCGTCAAGCAGTGGCACTGAAATGAACAACAAGAACTTCTCCAAGCTGTGCAAAGACTGTGGCATAATGGATGACAAGACGGTCACCTCCACTGACGTGGACATCGTGTTCAGCAAAGTCAA AGCCAAGAATGCCCGAACCGTCACTTTCCAACAGTTCCAGGAAGCAATGAAAGAACTGGGCCAGAAGCAGTTCAAGGGGAAAAGCCCAGATGAAGCCCTGGAGAACATTTATAGACTCATGGAAGGCAAAGACCCAGCTACCACCGGTGTTACT AAAGCAATGACGGTGGGAGGGGTGAGCCGGCTGACGGACACCAGCAAGTACACGGGCACCCACAAGGAGCGCTTTGACCAGAGTGGCAAGGGTAAAGGCATCGCGGGACGAGAGGACATGACTGACAACTCAGGCTACGTGAGTGGCTACAAGGGTGCTGGCACCTATGATAAGAAGGGCAGCAACTAG